From Candidatus Cloacimonadota bacterium, a single genomic window includes:
- the purS gene encoding phosphoribosylformylglycinamidine synthase subunit PurS, with protein MLKAKIFVQLKPSVLDPQGKAVSNSLSHLGYANVIETRISKYIEITLDSTDKEKTEVDVEKICDSLLANPNTETYHFELEEI; from the coding sequence ATGCTAAAAGCCAAAATATTCGTTCAACTGAAGCCCAGCGTCTTGGATCCACAAGGCAAGGCCGTAAGTAATTCATTAAGCCATCTGGGTTATGCCAATGTGATTGAGACCCGCATCAGCAAATACATCGAGATCACTCTTGATTCCACCGATAAAGAGAAAACTGAAGTTGATGTCGAAAAGATCTGTGACAGCTTGTTGGCAAATCCCAATACTGAGACCTACCACTTTGAACTGGAGGAGATCTAG
- a CDS encoding M6 family metalloprotease domain-containing protein — MPKWAKLLHLCIMVVLCSVAQAMVPPHPLYEGTPDNWQASIIELPKNLDSGAGIGYNSTSPEQLICPKTLQEGDLPQNILALMVEFSDVHFRNQPSHPDSLVHDAAFFERWMLHLSDFYLDASHSAYEMNYTVYPQVFQLPRPMSYYGGDTSEKTDANLPQMLQDIMPLCSNLINFGDYDGLIIFHAGAGQEADLSKKRKTTIWSTFLTRKLLQSYFDPENDEYPGFTTPDGAVLNNIVIVPEDEYHDYFPGPEDVNASSYIFSIYGVLAHQFGHVLGLPTLFDGDSSDGASQGIGNWGLMGTGVWNANGNVPAQLSAWCRYYLGWDEAIEISEATDNLLLDHFLNHDPGATRLYKILISDTEYFLIENRQQNPDGSMAPLDIEHLDTLWPSYSFKLLPEGEQTYYDEGHLMPKFDFSTNRYTGCEWDFFLPGYGLDPRKDGSGILIWHIDEAVIAEKFSPNFDINRVNGNAMHKGVDLEEADGYQNLDTSVISEYKYGGPFDSFRAGNNVYFGDSQHNGLISMPTSESYYGGIPLEIYDISENGNQMSFSVRFAWRIEAGYEGESLLPPAVIDFDGDGDEEILYPMPNGKIALFADDTMAAGFPVYRQNISQFYCWDGSELYVPMQQATYARLGRMNKDGILFPLSLKMHHWINHPVDTGERLYLPLYDDEAGLNKVLMYGKNSWDIQGEVISVAGELSSNCSWIDGKLYALHKSDQSENYDLLEWDENLEQLSVHPLALPADSLAFGLFAAPLKDNLNIIAQCPSSIYVFNVDDSGINLRNGFPVVFPDSVRALITIQDWDSNGCLDLIAGRSSRVYIYDHMGSDNSSLYFDMGAYADSIAAGALALDVDGDGNLELAAALSRNRLAVWEESSRLKSGYPQSFAKRGRHLPFVTKGADNQYYIWMAADNGSLFRNPLPDYRPETVDTTWICEYANLRRTASRGPSKAQNQYESDHTFVENELYIFPNPLKQIYGSSLKLSVMPTQDIEIELAIYDISGNLVFKQRALTYAYLRNLDAFNIPADKLSSGVYLAIIKGGGTTKRLRFGIEK; from the coding sequence ATGCCTAAATGGGCCAAACTCTTACACTTATGCATAATGGTAGTGCTGTGTTCCGTTGCGCAAGCCATGGTTCCGCCGCATCCTTTGTATGAAGGAACGCCGGACAATTGGCAAGCCAGCATAATAGAGCTACCAAAAAATCTTGATTCCGGAGCTGGGATTGGATATAATTCCACAAGCCCAGAGCAATTGATATGTCCGAAAACACTGCAAGAGGGCGATCTTCCTCAGAACATACTAGCTTTGATGGTGGAATTCAGTGATGTCCACTTTCGCAATCAGCCTTCGCATCCAGATTCCCTTGTGCATGATGCCGCTTTTTTTGAACGCTGGATGCTGCATCTTTCGGATTTCTACCTGGATGCTTCCCACAGCGCTTATGAGATGAACTACACAGTGTATCCTCAGGTTTTTCAATTGCCCCGCCCCATGTCGTATTACGGGGGAGACACCAGCGAAAAGACCGATGCGAATCTGCCGCAAATGCTGCAGGATATTATGCCTTTGTGCTCCAACCTGATCAATTTCGGAGATTACGACGGATTGATCATCTTTCATGCCGGAGCCGGGCAAGAAGCGGACTTAAGCAAAAAAAGGAAAACCACGATCTGGTCTACTTTCCTCACGCGAAAGCTGCTGCAATCCTATTTTGATCCTGAAAACGACGAATATCCCGGTTTTACCACTCCTGACGGCGCTGTGCTCAATAATATCGTGATTGTGCCGGAAGATGAGTATCATGATTATTTTCCCGGTCCTGAAGATGTAAACGCTTCCTCCTATATCTTCAGCATCTACGGAGTTCTAGCCCATCAGTTTGGCCATGTCCTCGGTTTGCCCACCCTTTTTGATGGGGACAGTAGTGACGGGGCAAGTCAGGGCATCGGGAATTGGGGTTTGATGGGCACTGGAGTGTGGAATGCCAACGGTAATGTTCCGGCACAACTGAGCGCATGGTGCCGTTACTATCTGGGCTGGGATGAAGCCATAGAGATATCCGAAGCTACAGATAATCTATTGTTGGATCACTTTCTGAATCATGATCCGGGTGCCACCCGCCTTTACAAAATCCTGATTTCGGATACAGAATACTTCCTGATTGAAAACCGCCAGCAAAATCCCGATGGCAGTATGGCACCATTGGATATAGAGCATTTGGACACCCTTTGGCCCAGCTACAGTTTCAAGCTGCTCCCGGAAGGCGAACAGACATATTATGATGAAGGGCATCTAATGCCCAAATTCGACTTTTCCACAAATCGCTACACCGGTTGTGAATGGGACTTTTTTCTGCCCGGATACGGCTTGGATCCCCGCAAAGACGGCAGCGGCATCCTCATCTGGCACATCGATGAAGCCGTGATCGCAGAGAAGTTTAGCCCAAATTTTGATATAAACCGCGTGAACGGCAACGCAATGCACAAGGGAGTGGATCTGGAAGAAGCCGATGGCTATCAGAATTTGGATACTTCCGTGATAAGCGAATACAAATACGGTGGCCCCTTCGATAGTTTTCGCGCCGGAAACAACGTATATTTCGGAGATTCCCAGCATAACGGCCTGATCTCGATGCCCACTTCCGAAAGCTATTATGGGGGAATCCCCCTGGAGATATACGACATCAGCGAGAACGGCAATCAGATGAGCTTCAGTGTGCGTTTTGCCTGGCGTATTGAAGCCGGTTACGAAGGGGAGAGCTTATTGCCCCCCGCAGTGATAGATTTCGACGGAGATGGAGATGAAGAAATACTTTATCCCATGCCGAATGGTAAGATCGCTTTGTTTGCCGACGATACAATGGCAGCGGGCTTTCCCGTCTATCGGCAAAACATCAGCCAGTTTTATTGCTGGGACGGCTCGGAACTGTATGTACCGATGCAACAAGCCACATATGCCAGACTGGGAAGAATGAACAAAGACGGAATCCTGTTTCCACTGAGTCTGAAAATGCATCATTGGATAAATCACCCCGTGGATACCGGAGAACGGCTCTATCTTCCGCTATATGACGATGAAGCCGGGCTGAATAAAGTACTCATGTACGGCAAGAACAGTTGGGATATACAGGGAGAGGTGATTTCCGTAGCTGGAGAACTGAGCTCAAACTGTAGTTGGATCGACGGCAAGCTGTATGCACTACACAAGAGCGACCAGAGTGAAAACTACGACCTTTTGGAGTGGGATGAGAATCTGGAACAGCTTAGTGTACATCCCCTTGCTCTGCCCGCTGATTCACTGGCTTTTGGGCTGTTTGCCGCACCCTTGAAAGACAATCTGAACATCATCGCCCAATGTCCATCCAGCATCTATGTGTTCAATGTGGACGACAGCGGGATTAACCTCCGCAATGGCTTCCCGGTTGTATTTCCGGATAGTGTGCGAGCTCTAATCACTATACAGGATTGGGATTCAAACGGTTGTTTGGATTTGATCGCAGGAAGATCTAGCCGGGTCTATATCTATGATCACATGGGTTCGGACAATAGCTCCTTGTATTTCGATATGGGAGCTTATGCGGATTCTATTGCCGCTGGTGCCCTGGCCCTGGATGTGGATGGAGACGGCAACCTGGAACTTGCTGCTGCTCTTAGCCGCAATCGCCTTGCAGTATGGGAGGAAAGCTCCAGGTTGAAATCTGGATATCCGCAGTCCTTTGCCAAGCGCGGCAGGCACTTGCCCTTTGTAACTAAAGGAGCCGATAACCAGTATTACATTTGGATGGCTGCAGATAATGGCAGTCTCTTCCGCAATCCTCTGCCGGATTATCGTCCTGAAACCGTGGATACTACTTGGATTTGCGAATATGCCAATTTGCGCAGAACGGCTTCCCGTGGTCCGTCCAAAGCCCAAAATCAATATGAGAGCGACCATACTTTTGTGGAAAATGAATTGTACATCTTCCCAAATCCCCTGAAACAAATCTATGGCTCAAGCCTCAAACTGTCTGTAATGCCTACCCAGGATATTGAAATAGAACTTGCCATATACGACATCAGCGGAAACTTGGTATTCAAGCAACGCGCACTTACTTACGCCTATCTGCGAAATCTGGATGCATTCAACATCCCGGCAGATAAGCTAAGCAGCGGAGTTTATCTGGCGATAATCAAGGGTGGTGGCACTACCAAACGCCTCCGCTTTGGGATTGAAAAGTAA
- a CDS encoding PorV/PorQ family protein, which produces MKRYITALLMIALAVCLVAGNTDTGSDYGYKFLNIPINPVSNALAGGGLNSSSNPAAWLWQPASSAMHSHRSASVSHSNWIGDTAYTSVLYSYARRSSHIGLALRNLSYGEIEKRDDVGYLLGHYSPSDIAVSGNYALRLSPNLYAGANLSVAYETLDTASSLALFTDIGVSAITMFKDSRISAAVRNLGFGGKMDKETVKLPISYDVDAFKGFEIGEQYLGIEAGISLPADAEIQPRLAAEFKLMDLLSLRAGYRFNHDSTDLSTGIGLNISSFVIDYAFVPYTNGLGDVHSFGLSYRF; this is translated from the coding sequence ATGAAACGATATATAACTGCCTTGTTGATGATTGCCTTGGCTGTGTGTCTGGTGGCAGGAAATACCGACACAGGCTCGGATTACGGCTACAAGTTTTTGAACATCCCCATCAACCCGGTTAGCAATGCGCTGGCGGGCGGAGGATTGAACAGTTCTTCAAATCCAGCCGCATGGCTGTGGCAACCTGCTTCTTCAGCAATGCACTCCCATCGCAGCGCCTCAGTTTCGCACAGCAATTGGATCGGAGATACAGCCTACACATCAGTGCTGTATTCCTACGCCCGGCGTAGCTCGCACATCGGGCTGGCCCTGCGGAATCTCAGTTATGGCGAGATCGAGAAGCGGGACGATGTCGGCTACCTTTTGGGACACTACAGTCCTTCGGATATTGCCGTAAGCGGAAACTACGCCTTGCGCTTGAGCCCCAATCTCTATGCCGGAGCAAATCTCAGCGTGGCGTATGAAACGCTGGATACGGCATCATCCCTGGCACTGTTTACAGACATTGGAGTAAGCGCCATCACCATGTTCAAAGACAGCCGGATATCTGCTGCCGTACGTAATCTGGGCTTTGGGGGCAAGATGGATAAAGAGACCGTGAAACTGCCCATCAGTTACGATGTGGATGCCTTCAAAGGCTTTGAGATAGGGGAACAGTATCTGGGCATTGAAGCGGGAATTAGCCTGCCTGCGGATGCGGAAATTCAACCTCGTCTTGCTGCGGAATTCAAGCTGATGGATCTCCTGAGCCTAAGGGCGGGATACAGATTCAATCACGATTCCACCGATCTCAGCACAGGCATTGGCTTGAACATCTCTTCTTTCGTGATAGATTATGCCTTTGTGCCTTATACGAACGGTTTGGGCGATGTACACAGTTTTGGCTTGAGCTACAGATTCTGA